One Prinia subflava isolate CZ2003 ecotype Zambia chromosome 8, Cam_Psub_1.2, whole genome shotgun sequence DNA window includes the following coding sequences:
- the CD40 gene encoding tumor necrosis factor receptor superfamily member 5 isoform X2, with protein sequence MNRLGLWGLLCAALLGCWEPGDALTCFDKQYIYKSRCCNRCRPGEKLVSECNKTEDSVCAPCESGHYQPSWTKEKHCAPHDICEGNAGLIVKRQGNTTHNTVCQCQAGMHCSDISCQTCVENQPCQLGSGFVAAKAVDRMSSPCEPCAEGTFSNVSSKTEPCHPWTSCEEKGLLVKVKGTNSSDVICESNRRSSLSVLIPITAAVVTCLVGVCIYCLVHTDSKRRMPKELGRKSGMWPGCK encoded by the exons ATGAACCGGCTGGGGCTTTGGGGACTGCTCTGCGCGGCGCTGCTGGGC TGCTGGGAGCCTGGTGATGCCCTGACATGCTTTGATAAGCAGTACATATACAAGAGCAGATGCTGCAACCGGTGTCGGCCAG GGGAAAAGCTGGTCTCTGAGTGCAATAAAACAGAAGACTCTGTCTGTGCCCCTTGTGAGAGCGGGCACTATCAGCCAAGCTGGACCAAGGAGAAACACTGTGCTCCTCATGATATCTGTGAAGGCA ATGCTGGCCTCATTGTGAAGAGGCAAGGAAATACAACACACAACACAGtgtgccagtgccaggctggcatGCACTGCTCTGACATCAGCTGCCAGACCTGCGTGGAGAACCAGCCTTGCCAGCTTGGCTCTGGCTTTGTGGCAG CCAAGGCTGTGGACCGGATGTCATCCCCCTGTGAACCCTGTGCAGAAGGCACCTTCTCCAACGTCTCTTCTAAAACCGAGCCATGCCACCCCTGGACAAG TTGTGAGGAAAAGGGGCTGCTGGTGAAGGTGAAAGGGACAAACTCCTCGGATGTGATCTGCG AGTCAAACAGGCGCTCCTCGCTGTCAGTGCTGATCCCCATCACAGCTGCAGTTGTCACATGCCTCGTGGGCGTCTGCATCTACTGCCTGGTCCACACAG ATTCCAAGCGACGGATGCCGAAGGAG cTGGGGAGGAAATCTGGCATGTGGCCTGGCTGCAAATGA
- the CD40 gene encoding tumor necrosis factor receptor superfamily member 5 isoform X1: MNRLGLWGLLCAALLGCWEPGDALTCFDKQYIYKSRCCNRCRPGEKLVSECNKTEDSVCAPCESGHYQPSWTKEKHCAPHDICEGNAGLIVKRQGNTTHNTVCQCQAGMHCSDISCQTCVENQPCQLGSGFVAAKAVDRMSSPCEPCAEGTFSNVSSKTEPCHPWTSCEEKGLLVKVKGTNSSDVICESNRRSSLSVLIPITAAVVTCLVGVCIYCLVHTDSKRRMPKEIEAGEPGENPDTPQPTEQDENVLPVQETLLRGQPVAQEDGKESRISEQEML, from the exons ATGAACCGGCTGGGGCTTTGGGGACTGCTCTGCGCGGCGCTGCTGGGC TGCTGGGAGCCTGGTGATGCCCTGACATGCTTTGATAAGCAGTACATATACAAGAGCAGATGCTGCAACCGGTGTCGGCCAG GGGAAAAGCTGGTCTCTGAGTGCAATAAAACAGAAGACTCTGTCTGTGCCCCTTGTGAGAGCGGGCACTATCAGCCAAGCTGGACCAAGGAGAAACACTGTGCTCCTCATGATATCTGTGAAGGCA ATGCTGGCCTCATTGTGAAGAGGCAAGGAAATACAACACACAACACAGtgtgccagtgccaggctggcatGCACTGCTCTGACATCAGCTGCCAGACCTGCGTGGAGAACCAGCCTTGCCAGCTTGGCTCTGGCTTTGTGGCAG CCAAGGCTGTGGACCGGATGTCATCCCCCTGTGAACCCTGTGCAGAAGGCACCTTCTCCAACGTCTCTTCTAAAACCGAGCCATGCCACCCCTGGACAAG TTGTGAGGAAAAGGGGCTGCTGGTGAAGGTGAAAGGGACAAACTCCTCGGATGTGATCTGCG AGTCAAACAGGCGCTCCTCGCTGTCAGTGCTGATCCCCATCACAGCTGCAGTTGTCACATGCCTCGTGGGCGTCTGCATCTACTGCCTGGTCCACACAG ATTCCAAGCGACGGATGCCGAAGGAG ATAGAGGCTGGGGAGCCCGGAGAGAACCCAGATACCCCGCAGCCCACGGAGCAGGATGAGAATGTCTTGCCTGTGCAGGAGACCCTACTCAGGGGCCAGCCTGTGGCCCAGGAGGATGGCAAGGAGAGCCGCATCTcagagcaggagatgctgtgA